The following nucleotide sequence is from Populus nigra chromosome 15, ddPopNigr1.1, whole genome shotgun sequence.
GAGtgcttttctaaaatattttctcttaaaaatatatctaattattttttattttttatatagtatattaaaattactaaaaaaatattaaaaatgctttttaaaggtgttattttttaaaaaatatatcaaaatattttatttttatttttaacctaacatattaaaattattaaaaaaactaaaataaacatcaatatttttaaaatcaaatataaacgTAATGTGGAACGACCTCTACAGTCGaagaaacataaacaataaatatagaGGGACATGTCCCATGTCTTGTCTGTAAGAACGAAAacctatttaaaaattattttacaaacaactttattttatatatttatcttgtcAATTTAACTAAATACTTTGtatctcttttatatttatttttccgaCCAAACACTCTATGTTTCAAagctaaaagggaaaaaatatcaGTTAATGTTAGTCTGTGCCCATAAAGCCATGACATTGATTTTCTAGATAGGAAATATAgttttactaaaacaataatttattaaccCCTAATTGTTGGAATTTTCAGCCTGGCTTTCGTAAGGTaggctataattttttttactgtagttTTGAAATCTAGCCCCCCCTATAGATTAACTCGGAACTCGACTGATCCGGAATTAAAATCGGgttggattgaaaaataaacagggaaaaaaaaaatctgacgTAACCTGGAGGGTTGACCCGACGATCCGACAAAACCTGGTTGCAAATcaattgagttttgtttttttatttttattttttactaaaataatatcgttttaatttaaaaaaaactaacttgacCAACCTGGTCAAAATTCAAAACCTGAATcttgaaccgaaccgaatctTAAAGCTATGATTTTCACGGGTTATGGCATTCTCGTCACATTTTATGCCTATTTCTCAGGACTTGAGTTTcgtttaaataataatataatttatatatttttttccatagGACATATATATTACCTaccatcaaatttattttatttgtttggttgGAGATGAGTAGGGACTTGGGTCTcatggtttatatatttttaagattccAGATGGACCTGGATTAGTTAAGCCTGCTCTGAATGCAAATTCATTTTGTCCTCCAGCAAAAGAAAACTAATTCTAAAGCGACGACTACTCATCCAGTAAGGTAACGACTCGTCAGCTAACTGACAGTCACAGGAAAGGAATTGTTATCAGAACCGGACCGGACTTTTCGGTTAAACCGAAGACCTGCGAACCGAGCAAGTAACCGGGCcggtttgattttgtttgccaGCGCATCGCACCCAATCCTATTCCTTCCCCTCTTTCGTCTTTGATTCTTCATCAAAATCACACTTGAACATCTTCTTCTTGTCAAATCGAGGTAATACCGCTAACCAAGCttctgtttcttttatttttagttttattaaggCATCATATGCTGGAAATGCAGAGAACACAGTTTGCACAGGTGCAGTGAACCGCCGGTTTAACCACTGATCCTGCACCTCCGGGGACTCACTGTCCGATAACACTGGTCGTCACAGCACTTCAATTCATCGGCAATGACACATCCTTTCTGACCGAGGAGGCATGACATGCCGTCGTTTTGAATCTCAGCCGTTGCTCAAATCCATTGATAACCACTTCTCTTCACAAAAAGTAAAGTTCAGTCTCTTAAATTTCCTTTCTTCACCTTAAAGAatgagaaatttaatttttatttgcttctatttttcaattttttttaaagtaactgaaaatgcttgattttcgctctgtttgtttgttttgttggttATTGATGTGTTGCCGTAAATGCAGGTGGAACTGTATAACTAATCATGATTTAAAtcacaaatataaaaagtaaaaaaatgacTGAGTTTTCGATTGCTAATCGGAGATATGGTTACCTACATGAACGGAAGTGGCCTTCGGAAGCAATTGATATGCACCATGTTATGGTGAGGAAGAGTAATGGAAAGGGTTTCTTCGTGTTTTTTTCAGCTCTCATCGTTCTCGCAAATGCTTCATATCTCTTCCTAGTCAAGGTAAAGGATTGACTTTCTTGCAGTTTAATTTTTCAAGGTCTAATGTAATAGATAGTCTTGATTTGTTGGTTTTGATTAACATCCATGCTTTTGTCGAGACAGCTTAATGTTTCGAGCTTTAATGTGAGACATGAAGTCTTGATTTGTTGGTTTTAATTAGTAGCCATGTTTTCGTCAAGACAGCTTAATGTTTCGAGCTTTAATGAGATGCATGATGTCTTGATTTGTTGGTTTTGATTAATATACATGCATTCGTCAAGACAGCTTAATGTTTCGAGCTTTAATGTGATACATGAAGTCTTGATTTGTTGGTTTTAGTTTATGTCCATGCTTTGGTTATGACAACATGATTCTTGTAATGTTGAAGGAATGAATTAGTTGGTTGTTGGTAAATTGTTATCTTGTTTTAACAAATGCATGGATGCTCTTCCTGGTCGAGGTAAAGAATTGTCACAAAATTTTTTGAGTTCTAGTGTGATAAGACTGATTTGCTGGTATGGAATGTTTGCATCTGTAACCTTATATAAAACCATTGGATTACTGTAAGAAAGGATACCAGGTTCATTTTAGTCATTGTAATCCTGGTCCTTCTCTTGATATCTTTGCTGGAAAGGTATATTTGGTTTCATTTATTGAGTAGATTCACTGGTTTATTGTAGCGATTTGAGTAATTTGTGAGGTGAACTGATGTGATGGCTGTCGTCAATTAACAGAATAAATCAATCAGCGCTCTTTTGTGGAGCTTTTTTTTTAGCGCGTTCCTTGTCAAACTAATGTTTTGGAAGCGTGTCATGAAAGGTAAGAACTAGTGAGGTtgggttcttattttttttttagagcatTATAGTTTGCCAACTTCCAGTGGTAGAATATGATAGATTGTGTTGTGTTATGTACTTTCTAGTTGGATAATTATGTTTGCTTTCTGTACTTGTTTATATCCTCGAATGACAGAGTCTGTCATGGTTATGCCAACTTTTGGAGTTCAACTTGAAACACACTATTTGAGgtatgtttcttcttcttttatttgaattttattgtgCTGGATTGTGTGTCCATATATGTGCCTAAATTCCATTGCTGAAGCATATATGAATACACAAAAAAGATTCTAATTTTGTCTAATGTagcaatattaaaatttattactgCTACGATTACATAAGATGTAGTTTTATATGCTACCTATGTTCAGAAGCATACAATTGAACAGTGTTATGAAGTCTGAACAGATGGTTGTACTGAAAGGAGAGGATTGTTTTCTGTAGCAATTTGTTCTGTCAGTTGGTAATATAATTGAAGAATATGCCGTGAGTTATCATCTTGATGTGATTCCAAATGGGATTTTAGGGGTATATTTAGGTTCTCAATTCAAGCTTCCagattttttccatttttaattCTCTGGGACCAAATTTCTCAAGCATTTCTTTCTCTCTAGGACCATCTATATTTCTGTGTTtctatcatagaaaaaaatgttcGTTGGGCAACCTATCCTTTCCCAATAGCATGCCAATTTGCAAAGTGGTTTTAAGATTTGAGTTCTGCAGTTGAGAAATTTTACCGTCAATTTTCTCTTCAAAACATTTTCTTGTGTATGCAGTGGAAGAATTGTCCGTCGCTTTGTTCCTATTGGCAAGATTTTGAAACCTATGTTGCTGGAATGTGTGTCGCCAATTACTTGTTACTGGAGCTTGTCTCTGCTTCTGCGAGGAGAAGCAGAACTAATGTGGGTTTTTAAGGTATACTAATATCAATCATTTGAGACttgaatttcaaagaaaaaatctgaCTAGTTAAATGGCTTTAGGAGGCCTGAATTACATAACAtttctcatttaatatttttttttcaatttcatcattcaacattgagttaattaataatagatatttataatttattttgatttttttttgttatcatagtctcataatcCAGATCAATTCGACATGTCaccatttcaatatttaaaagcaaATGTCATCCAAGACGTTActatatcaatatttaaaaaagatgatgTTCAATACGTATCATATTTTGagtttgtaattattatttttattgaaaaacatgttagtaactctttgatatttttttcaagtaaaaaaaaaaaattgatttggctTGCGGTGCCATGCGGGCCAATGTACTTAGTAAGAACTAAAGGTGGTTGATGATTGAGGGTTTTGTGGCACAATTTCTTAATTATGGTTGTACACTTAACTAATATGATTTCCATCCATGTTCAGGAATTACAACCTCCTGTGAAGATGTTGATCCCTATCTGGAAGGCCTTGTGTGATGCTTCTGGCATTAAAGAAGGCTCAGACACCTTGGAGGATGTCAGCTAAAAAGATGAGATGCACCTAGAAGTCAGCGGAGGACCATTTGCAGTAAAGCAGGTCTTAAGAGATGATGCTTTATCTTATCCTctaaagcaggaaaaaaaagaccATTAGCCATTCCTACTCACAATTTACTTCATCAATACACTATCATTTCACGAGGGCCATTTTTCACTGCAGGGAACAGATTGGTGCTCACTTTTTAAGCTACCTCAAGGAATTCTGTACATGGAGATATCTTCAGGTTTAATATAGCATACTCTTTCATACTGGGTAAAGGAACATAAATTACCAAGTTTGATTGCTGAGTAATTTTAATGCCAAACAAAATCATGATGTTTCACTGGTGTCTCAACACTCACCCTTataggctgtgtttgtttttgtactcaaaaagaatttttgaaagtttttttctttaaattaattttttttcttcaaaaaccttttttaatacgatgatattaaaatttaattttaaaaaataaaaaatatatattattttgatgtatttaaaaaaaattattatgaaaagcAATTGCTATTATAatctatcttaaaaaaatactatcatAGAAAATAACCTTTTGAGGCTGGTTGATTGAAACATAGTTATTGAACATGATTATGATGGAACATATTAACCTTGACTTGGAATTGAACATAATCTATAGCAAGCTTGAATCTTTGCACAGGATCCATGAAAATGGTGTGGGTCTTCTCCGTAAGTTGAGGAAGCCATATGGCTAGACATCAATATGAACATAGACGACAAACTTGTCTTAGTACGATTGACATTGAATAGACTCATCGAACGGGCAGTTCTGACCTAATATCAGAGATAATGTCCTACAGGTGATCCCCGCTCTCTCACGTTTGCCGTGCAGATACACACCAAGGAAATTTACAGACATCTTCCCCATCAATGTCGAGGCATGAGTGTTAATCTCATTTTGTGAGAATTGAGTGTTGAACTGCTGATCTTTGAGTTAATGTGACGTGAAACCACAAGGTGCTTTGAATAGAAACATGGCAGTCTCCATCTATCAACGATGTTGCCAAGGGAGAAGACTAGGCTTCCTTAAAGAGCTCTTGATGCTTAGTACGCTTTCCATCTCTCCCTCTATAGGAGACCTCATCGGGAGATGAGAACAATTTGTTCAAGTGTTAAATGGCCTAGAATAATAGAGTTTCTTTTTTCACTAGCATGCACGGTGTCGATGTTTGGGACACGACAGCCAATGCCGGCCGAAGATTTGCTGACGATCATCTCTCTTGTAACTTGTAAGCTTGCATTGGCTGGCTAGGATGTTTCTGCAgttcattttcttatatatttcgGTTTCAACTTGGCCAGGACATTCTCGTGTTCCCATTGCCCAACTTGCTAGCCAAGCCAAACCTCATTTGACTTTATcatccccccctccccccctgCATATGACAAATACACCAGTCCAAAAAGGAttgtttatttagtttaattctttaattactGGAATTATTTGGAATCGTTTTCTTTGAAAGAAGACTTTGTAGCATAGTAATTAATTCCAGCTGGACACATAATTCGGGATGTTGGTTGAGCGAGTTAGCCtaagttaattaaaatgatataattttattttttttaattaaaataatattattttaaaaatataaaatataaaaaagtcaacATAGATTTTGATCAGGTCAATTCTAACTTAACATTTCTTGAACACCCAGCTCGTGGGACATGTTGGCTAGGTCTCAGATGGATTTGTCAAGCCATACTAGATTTAATAATTGTGCaggtttgattaaaaaattttaaagaaaaaaattatgtttaagtCATTGAAAGCCTAttttaaggaaagaaaaatcaaagttgaatgatacaataaaaataaaacaagaaaaaaaaataatgatgattcGTGTTTTTCCATTAAACATGTGACATGAGTCATTTGACTAGAAGcaatagatttgaaaaaagcTTGAAGCTTAGTTTTTaaccaaccaaatattgaaaaatgaaatttttttctaaaaaaaaacgagcatataaaaggataaaaaaaaattacaattgcaaacaaaaacaaaagcttgAGCCCACCCGAGTTAACCTGCCACAACCATGGGCCAGGCTATGAAATaggaaaaatcttataaaaagaaaaacaaggaaaaccacaa
It contains:
- the LOC133673840 gene encoding uncharacterized protein LOC133673840, coding for MTEFSIANRRYGYLHERKWPSEAIDMHHVMVRKSNGKGFFVFFSALIVLANASYLFLVKNKSISALLWSFFFSAFLVKLMFWKRVMKESVMVMPTFGVQLETHYLSGRIVRRFVPIGKILKPMLLECVSPITCYWSLSLLLRGEAELMWVFKELQPPVKMLIPIWKALCDASGIKEGSDTLEDVS